The following coding sequences are from one Hippopotamus amphibius kiboko isolate mHipAmp2 chromosome 9, mHipAmp2.hap2, whole genome shotgun sequence window:
- the LOC130861392 gene encoding olfactory receptor 147-like, whose product MMAILTGNDSSVTEFILLGLTQQPELQLPLFFIFLGIYVITVVGNTGLIILIALNPHLHTPMYYFVFNLSIIDLCYSSVVTPKMLMSFVNQNVISYAECMAQLCFFSFFVIDECYILTSMAYDRYAAICKPLLYKVSMSYQVCLMLMVGTYVMGLMGATAHTGCMLRLSFCDGNIINHYMCDIPPLLQLSCTSTYINELVVLVVVGISVIVPSLTISISYTLILSNIFCIHSTQGRSKAFSTCSSHIFVVSLFFGSSAFMYLKPFPAGSLDQDKISTVFYTIVGPMMNPFIYSLRNKDVQVALSKALRKRVFS is encoded by the coding sequence GGAACGACTCTTCAGTGACTGAGTTTATCCTGCTGGGTTTAACACAACAGCCAGAACTCCAGCtgcctctctttttcattttcttaggaaTATATGTGATCACCGTGGTGGGGAACACTGGCTTGATTATTCTGATTGCTCTGAACCCTCACCTGCACACTCCCATGTACTACTTTGTCTTCAACCTGTCTATCATTGATCTCTGCTACTCCTCTGTTGTTACCCCTAAAATGCTGATGAGTTTTGTAAACCAAAATGTCATCTCTTATGCAGAGTGCATGGCTCAGCtgtgtttcttctccttctttgttATTGATGAGTGCTATATTTTGACATCAATGGCCTATGACCGATATGCGGCCATCTGTAAGCCCCTGCTTTACAAGGTCTCCATGTCCTATCAGGTCTGCCTCATGCTGATGGTAGGTACATATGTGATGGGGCTTATGGGTGCCACGGCCCACACTGGGTGCATGCTGAGACTCTCCTTCTGTGATGGCAACATCATCAATCATTACATGTGTGAcattcctcctctcctccagctcTCCTGCACAAGCACCTACATCAATGAGCTGGTGGTTTTAGTTGTGGTGGGCATCAGTGTCATAGTGCCCAGTCTCACCATATCCATTTCTTACACCTTGATCCTCTCAAACATCTTCTGCATCCATTCTACACAGGGCAGGTCCAAAGCCTTCAGTACCTGCAGCTCCCACATATTtgtggtttctcttttctttggatCATCAGCATTCATGTATCTTAAGCCTTTTCCTGCTGGGTCTCTGGATCAAGATAAAATATCCACAGTTTTTTACACCATTGTGGGGCCAATGATGAATCCTTTCATTTACAGTTTGAGGAACAAAGATGTCCAAGTTGCACTAAGTAAGGCTTTGAGGAAAAGGGTATTCTCCTAA